Genomic DNA from Mycobacteroides chelonae CCUG 47445:
ACAATCCCACCGGACTGCGCGCCACGCTCATTCGCCGACTGTGCGGTGTGCTTCTTGATACGGTTCACGCCCTCGACGAGGACACGGTTGCGCTCCGGGTAGGCCGCGATGACCTTGCCCTTGGCGCCCTTGTCCTTGCCTGCGATGACGAGAACGGTGTCGCCCTTGTGCACCTTCATTTACAGCACCTCCGGGGCGAGCGAAACGATCTTCATGAACTTCTTGTCGCGAAGCTCGCGACCGACGGGCCCGAAGATGCGGGTACCACGCGGGTCATTGTCGGCCTTGATGATGACGGCGGCGTTCTCATCGAACTTGATGTAGCTGCCATCCGGGCGGCGACGCTCTTTGACGGTACGGACTACGACGGCCTTGACGACGTCACCACGCTTGACGGTGCCTCCGGGGATGGCGTCCTTGACGGTCGCCACAATGATGTCCCCGATCCCGGCATAGCGTCGCGACGAGCCACCGAGCACGCGGATGCACAAGATTTCCTTGGCACCGGTGTTGTCGGCGACCTTCAGCCGTGACTCCTGCTGAATCACTGGTCTCTCCTACGTGACCTGGAAGTGGATGTGTGCCGGATTCCGACCCGACACACGCGGTCATGTTGTCTTCAGGGCACGCGCCATCCCCGGGTTTTCACCTGGTGGGAATGCCTACCTGCCCCGGGGCGCAAAGCACCCACAAGACAACCGCCCTAGTGTAGGTGAACCCGCAGGTCGGATACAAATCCGAGCCACTGGACCCGCTCCCCTCACCGAAACCTTGGTTCTGGCGGATTCGTCTCGCACATTCTCGCCACAACCTCGGTCTCGACGTCAGGAAAACGCCGAGCCCTGCTCGCGGTCCAGATAGGTATCGCCCTTGTTCTTCAGTAAGACCAGGTACACCACCAGCGATATCGCGATACACACCGTGACGTAGGCGATGAACAGCGGCACCTGACCGTGCTCCTTGAGCGCCTGATAGATCAGTGGCGCTGTCCCACCGAACACCGAATTCGCCAGCGCGTAGCCCACCCCTACCCCGAGCGCGCGCACATGAGACGGAAAGAGCTCGGATTTCACCAGCGCATTGATCGAGGTGTATCCGGTCAGGATGACGTACGCCCCGGCGACCAACAGAAATGATGCGATCGGCGACCGCGTCTGCGGCAGATAGGTGATGAGGACATACGTGTAGGCCACTCCCCCAAAACCGAACCACAGCAGCAGCGGCTTGCGGCCCACTTTGTCGCTGATGAGTCCGCCGATGGGTTGCAGCAGCATGAGGAAGATCAGCCCCGCCAGATTGATCCAGGTGGCAGTCATGGCCTGGTCCTTGTAGGCGGTCTTGACGATTGCCGGTGCGTTGACGCTGTACGTGTAGAACGCGAGGGTGCCGCCCATGGTGATGAGGAAGCACAGCAGCAGCGGTTTCCAGTACCGGGTGAGCAGCTCGCGCATCGACCCGGAGCTGGTGTCGGCACCGGCCTTGATGGCCGCCAGCTGCTCCTCG
This window encodes:
- the rplX gene encoding 50S ribosomal protein L24; the protein is MKVHKGDTVLVIAGKDKGAKGKVIAAYPERNRVLVEGVNRIKKHTAQSANERGAQSGGIVTQEAAIHVSNVMVIDSDGKPTRIGYRIDEETGKKVRISRRNGKDI
- the rplN gene encoding 50S ribosomal protein L14; the encoded protein is MIQQESRLKVADNTGAKEILCIRVLGGSSRRYAGIGDIIVATVKDAIPGGTVKRGDVVKAVVVRTVKERRRPDGSYIKFDENAAVIIKADNDPRGTRIFGPVGRELRDKKFMKIVSLAPEVL
- a CDS encoding MFS transporter, which codes for MTVSTTNTPTPSGRADTRRAIWNTIRGSSGNLVEWYDVYVYTVFAMYFEKQFFDETDENSTVYVYAIFAVTFITRPLGSWFFGRFADRHGRRAALTISVSLMAACSMVIALVPSRTSIGMAAPIVLILCRLVQGFATGGEYGTSATYMSEAATRERRGFFSSFQYVTLVGGHVLAQFTLLIILTVFDKDQVHEFGWRIAFAVGGVAAIVVYWLRRTMDESLSEEQLAAIKAGADTSSGSMRELLTRYWKPLLLCFLITMGGTLAFYTYSVNAPAIVKTAYKDQAMTATWINLAGLIFLMLLQPIGGLISDKVGRKPLLLWFGFGGVAYTYVLITYLPQTRSPIASFLLVAGAYVILTGYTSINALVKSELFPSHVRALGVGVGYALANSVFGGTAPLIYQALKEHGQVPLFIAYVTVCIAISLVVYLVLLKNKGDTYLDREQGSAFS